A window of Citrus sinensis cultivar Valencia sweet orange chromosome 7, DVS_A1.0, whole genome shotgun sequence contains these coding sequences:
- the LOC102624363 gene encoding rRNA (cytosine-C(5))-methyltransferase NOP2C isoform X2 — protein MEKISKLPLPEAFLDFLKENGLDPSVYSAADSTPRYIRLKTGNEADLEEIEAELKCKLEKVVWLSGFYSLPPDIKIATSMAYKQGKIYGIDAASGAAVSVLNISAGDHVLDLCAAPGAKLCMILDIIGDSGSVTGVDVARHRLAACRTLLQKYALGDRCRLFVADGTTFSLAPLRLLLDPGSCNSVLQEKDDTFREWTSRIPWKERKRAVKARENAASKAIVRSEHPELIFYGHHSGIVGLTKEEIYQSVCNSEVSSSGYDKVLVDAECTHDGSIKHIQKFENWGWTTLQRRVLDPERTDSVTNLQLKLLTNGFRLLKVGGLLVYSTCRMKMWWSSFSRTMPLLSCRR, from the exons ATGGAGAAAATCTCGAAATTGCCCTTGCCAGAAGCATTCCTTGATTTTCTGAAAGAGAATGGACTGGACCCTTCCGTTTATTCAGCCGCAGATTCAACTCCTCGCTACATAAG GTTGAAAACTGGGAATGAAGCTGATTTAGAAGAGATTGAAGCGGAGTTAAAGTGTAAGCTAGAAAAAGTTGTCTGGCTGAGTGGATTTTATTCTCTTCCGCCTGATATTAAGATTGCTACCTCAATGGCATACAAGCAAGGAAAG ATATATGGAATTGATGCTGCTTCTGGAGCGGCTGTTTCCGTATTGAATATCTCAGCAGGAGATCATGTTCTTGATCTTTGTGCTGCTCCTG GTGCTAAACTTTGTATGATACTGGACATTATTGGTGATTCCGGTTCTGTAACTGGAGTTGATGTTGCAAGGCATCGTCTAGCGGCTTGTAGAACACTGCTGCAGAAATATGCTCTGGGTGATAGGTGCCGACTTTTCGTTGCCGATGGAACGACATTTTCCCTTGCCCCCTTGCGGCTCCTTTTGGATCCTGGATCAT GTAATTCTGTGTTGCAAGAGAAGGATGATACATTTAGGGAGTGGACTTCTAGAATACCatggaaagaaagaaaaagagcagTGAAAGCTAGGGAAAATGCTGCTTCAAAGGCAATAGTGAGGAGTGAACATCCTGAACTTATATTCTATGGGCATCATTCGGGTATAGTTGGGCTTACTAAAGAGGAAATATATCAAAGTGTTTGTAACAGTGAAGTCTCAAGCTCTGGTTATGACAAG GTCCTTGTAGATGCAGAGTGCACTCATGATGGATCAATTAAGCATATCCAGAAATTTGAGAATTGGGGCTGGACAACTCTTCAACGTCGTGTGCTGGATCCAGAGAGAACTGATAGTGTTACAAATCTTCAG TTAAAACTTCTTACTAATGGATTTAGACTTCTAAAAGTTGGGGGCCTGCTTGTCTACAGCACTTGCAG AATGAAGATGTGGTGGAGCAGTTTCTCAAGGACAATGCCTCTGCTG AGTTGCAGGAGATAG
- the LOC102624072 gene encoding protein NUCLEAR FUSION DEFECTIVE 4-like, producing the protein MGPFSFPTLPAAKWLGFVTAIWVQATCGNNYTFSNYSDALKSLMALTQLQLNNLSVAKDVGKAFGLLSGLASDRLPTSTILIIGSLEGLIGYGVQWLVVSEKIHPLPYWLMCIFLCMGGNSTTWMNTAVLVTCMRNFPKNRGPVSGILKGYVGLSTAIFTDICTALFSSKPSAFLLILAIVPAVICLTAVLFLHENQPASGPVEDRQETEFFHIFNVLAIAVAVYLLVFDITGNHGHVLSLYFAVGLIFLLALPLAVPLYVVLFKSKSNSDIEQPSREPLLAPQKSSTEKQEIVTAIVKAEDAERNRKPIIGEEHTVVQMLQTYDFWILFASFLCGVGTGMCVMNNMGQMGLALGFNDASIFVSLMSIWGFFGRIVSGLLSEYYIWKCGTPRPVWNAASQILMALGYIIMAMALPGSLHIGSILVGICYGVRLTITVPVASELFGVKYYGLLYNILILNLPLGSFLFSGLLAGYLYDAQATISVDGSNTCVGAHCYFLVFVIMAVACMLGFGLDILLAVRTKNIYSKSKVEKKFISETEDSTSIKS; encoded by the exons ATGGGTCCATTCTCCTTTCCAACTTTGCCTGCCGCTAAGTGGTTAGGATTTGTCACAGCCATTTGGGTTCAGGCAACCTGTGGCAACAACTACACTTTTTCCAACTACTCAGATGCACTGAAATCTCTCATGGCTCTTACTCAGTTGCAGCTCAACAACCTTTCAGTTGCTAAAGATGTTGGCAAGGCTTTTGGCCTTCTCTCGGGTCTTGCTTCTGACCGTTTGCCAACTTCTACTATCCTCATTATTGGCTCACTTGAAGGTTTAATAGGATATGGAGTTCAATGGCTTGTTGTAAGTGAGAAAATCCATCCTCTTCCTTACTGGCTG ATGTGCATTTTTCTTTGCATGGGAGGCAACAGCACAACATGGATGAACACAGCAGTACTAGTAACTTGCATGCGTAACTTTCCAAAAAATCGAGGCCCCGTGTCAGGTATCCTCAAGGGTTATGTGGGTCTCAGCACAGCAATCTTTACAGATATTTGCACAGCTCTTTTCTCCTCCAAACCGTCAGCATTTCTCCTCATCCTTGCAATTGTCCCAGCAGTAATTTGCCTCACTGCAGTGCTCTTCTTGCATGAAAACCAACCGGCTTCAGGACCTGTAGAAGATAGACAAGAAACTGAattctttcatattttcaatgtTCTCGCTATTGCCGTAGCTGTCTATTTGTTGGTCTTTGACATCACTGGAAATCATGGCCACGTGCTCTCTTTATATTTTGCGGTAGGACTCATTTTCCTTCTGGCTTTACCATTGGCTGTTCCTTTATACGTTGTTCTGTTTAAGTCAAAATCCAACTCAGACATTGAGCAACCAAGCAGAGAACCATTGCTTGCCCCTCAAAAATCTTCAACAGAGAAGCAAGAAATAGTAACAGCTATTGTTAAAGCGGAGGATGCtgaaagaaacagaaaacCAATAATTGGGGAGGAGCACACAGTTGTGCAAATGTTACAGACATATGATTTCTGGATTCTGTTTGCATCTTTTCTTTGTGGCGTGGGCACAGGAATGTGTGTGATGAACAACATGGGACAGATGGGGCTGGCACTTGGCTTCAATGATGCATCCATCTTTGTGTCACTCATGAGCATATGGGGTTTCTTTGGACGCATTGTTTCTGGCTTGCTGTCAGAATATTACATTTG GAAATGTGGGACACCAAGGCCTGTCTGGAATGCAGCTTCTCAAATTCTAATGGCTCTTGGATACATCATAATGGCCATGGCCTTGCCAGGATCTCTGCATATTGGTTCAATTTTGGTAGGGATATGCTATGGTGTCCGACTGACAATAACAGTACCTGTGGCTTCTGAACTATTTGGTGTCAAATATTATGGCCTTCTATACAATATCCTGATTCTCAACCTTCCCCTGGGTTCATTTCTCTTCTCTGGTCTCCTTGCTGGCTATCTGTATGATGCTCAAGCCACTATCTCAGTTGATGGAAGCAACACTTGTGTTGGAGCTCATTGTTATTTTCTCGTGTTTGTGATCATGGCCGTGGCATGCATGCTTGGATTTGGATTAGACATTTTGCTTGCTGTTAGAACAAAGAATATTTATTCTAAGAGCAAAGTGGAAAAGAAATTCATTAGCGAAACAGAGGATTCAACTTCAATAAAAAGCTGA
- the LOC102624363 gene encoding rRNA (cytosine-C(5))-methyltransferase NOP2C isoform X3, which produces MEKISKLPLPEAFLDFLKENGLDPSVYSAADSTPRYIRLKTGNEADLEEIEAELKCKLEKVVWLSGFYSLPPDIKIATSMAYKQGKIYGIDAASGAAVSVLNISAGDHVLDLCAAPGAKLCMILDIIGDSGSVTGVDVARHRLAACRTLLQKYALGDRCRLFVADGTTFSLAPLRLLLDPGSCNSVLQEKDDTFREWTSRIPWKERKRAVKARENAASKAIVRSEHPELIFYGHHSGIVGLTKEEIYQSVCNSEVSSSGYDKVLVDAECTHDGSIKHIQKFENWGWTTLQRRVLDPERTDSVTNLQLKLLTNGFRLLKVGGLLVYSTCSCSE; this is translated from the exons ATGGAGAAAATCTCGAAATTGCCCTTGCCAGAAGCATTCCTTGATTTTCTGAAAGAGAATGGACTGGACCCTTCCGTTTATTCAGCCGCAGATTCAACTCCTCGCTACATAAG GTTGAAAACTGGGAATGAAGCTGATTTAGAAGAGATTGAAGCGGAGTTAAAGTGTAAGCTAGAAAAAGTTGTCTGGCTGAGTGGATTTTATTCTCTTCCGCCTGATATTAAGATTGCTACCTCAATGGCATACAAGCAAGGAAAG ATATATGGAATTGATGCTGCTTCTGGAGCGGCTGTTTCCGTATTGAATATCTCAGCAGGAGATCATGTTCTTGATCTTTGTGCTGCTCCTG GTGCTAAACTTTGTATGATACTGGACATTATTGGTGATTCCGGTTCTGTAACTGGAGTTGATGTTGCAAGGCATCGTCTAGCGGCTTGTAGAACACTGCTGCAGAAATATGCTCTGGGTGATAGGTGCCGACTTTTCGTTGCCGATGGAACGACATTTTCCCTTGCCCCCTTGCGGCTCCTTTTGGATCCTGGATCAT GTAATTCTGTGTTGCAAGAGAAGGATGATACATTTAGGGAGTGGACTTCTAGAATACCatggaaagaaagaaaaagagcagTGAAAGCTAGGGAAAATGCTGCTTCAAAGGCAATAGTGAGGAGTGAACATCCTGAACTTATATTCTATGGGCATCATTCGGGTATAGTTGGGCTTACTAAAGAGGAAATATATCAAAGTGTTTGTAACAGTGAAGTCTCAAGCTCTGGTTATGACAAG GTCCTTGTAGATGCAGAGTGCACTCATGATGGATCAATTAAGCATATCCAGAAATTTGAGAATTGGGGCTGGACAACTCTTCAACGTCGTGTGCTGGATCCAGAGAGAACTGATAGTGTTACAAATCTTCAG TTAAAACTTCTTACTAATGGATTTAGACTTCTAAAAGTTGGGGGCCTGCTTGTCTACAGCACTTGCAG CTGCTCAGAATGA
- the LOC102624363 gene encoding uncharacterized protein LOC102624363 isoform X1, translated as MEKISKLPLPEAFLDFLKENGLDPSVYSAADSTPRYIRLKTGNEADLEEIEAELKCKLEKVVWLSGFYSLPPDIKIATSMAYKQGKIYGIDAASGAAVSVLNISAGDHVLDLCAAPGAKLCMILDIIGDSGSVTGVDVARHRLAACRTLLQKYALGDRCRLFVADGTTFSLAPLRLLLDPGSCNSVLQEKDDTFREWTSRIPWKERKRAVKARENAASKAIVRSEHPELIFYGHHSGIVGLTKEEIYQSVCNSEVSSSGYDKVLVDAECTHDGSIKHIQKFENWGWTTLQRRVLDPERTDSVTNLQLKLLTNGFRLLKVGGLLVYSTCSLTAAQNEDVVEQFLKDNASAELQEIDVAKNWPCKSGRIPKTLRFDPLTSKTSGLFVAKFTKLAI; from the exons ATGGAGAAAATCTCGAAATTGCCCTTGCCAGAAGCATTCCTTGATTTTCTGAAAGAGAATGGACTGGACCCTTCCGTTTATTCAGCCGCAGATTCAACTCCTCGCTACATAAG GTTGAAAACTGGGAATGAAGCTGATTTAGAAGAGATTGAAGCGGAGTTAAAGTGTAAGCTAGAAAAAGTTGTCTGGCTGAGTGGATTTTATTCTCTTCCGCCTGATATTAAGATTGCTACCTCAATGGCATACAAGCAAGGAAAG ATATATGGAATTGATGCTGCTTCTGGAGCGGCTGTTTCCGTATTGAATATCTCAGCAGGAGATCATGTTCTTGATCTTTGTGCTGCTCCTG GTGCTAAACTTTGTATGATACTGGACATTATTGGTGATTCCGGTTCTGTAACTGGAGTTGATGTTGCAAGGCATCGTCTAGCGGCTTGTAGAACACTGCTGCAGAAATATGCTCTGGGTGATAGGTGCCGACTTTTCGTTGCCGATGGAACGACATTTTCCCTTGCCCCCTTGCGGCTCCTTTTGGATCCTGGATCAT GTAATTCTGTGTTGCAAGAGAAGGATGATACATTTAGGGAGTGGACTTCTAGAATACCatggaaagaaagaaaaagagcagTGAAAGCTAGGGAAAATGCTGCTTCAAAGGCAATAGTGAGGAGTGAACATCCTGAACTTATATTCTATGGGCATCATTCGGGTATAGTTGGGCTTACTAAAGAGGAAATATATCAAAGTGTTTGTAACAGTGAAGTCTCAAGCTCTGGTTATGACAAG GTCCTTGTAGATGCAGAGTGCACTCATGATGGATCAATTAAGCATATCCAGAAATTTGAGAATTGGGGCTGGACAACTCTTCAACGTCGTGTGCTGGATCCAGAGAGAACTGATAGTGTTACAAATCTTCAG TTAAAACTTCTTACTAATGGATTTAGACTTCTAAAAGTTGGGGGCCTGCTTGTCTACAGCACTTGCAG CCTGACAGCTGCTCAGAATGAAGATGTGGTGGAGCAGTTTCTCAAGGACAATGCCTCTGCTG AGTTGCAGGAGATAGATGTTGCCAAAAATTGGCCTTGTAAGAGCGGGAGGATACCAAAGACCCTGCGTTTTGACCCCTTGACATCAAAAACCAGTGGACTTTTTGTAgcaaaattcacaaaattgGCCATCTGA
- the LOC102623289 gene encoding calmodulin-lysine N-methyltransferase isoform X2 produces MNRISRKTTQGFNLIPCQLIEKISNSRDARVCYTLPVAGSPKLFLTQRVDNHADLGDFEICNRCNIDNTGLVCHWPSEDVLAFFSLSHADMFRSKRVIELGSGYGLAGLVIAATTEALEVVISDGNPQVVDYIQRNVDANSGAFGGTTVKSMTLHWNQDDFPYIVDTFDVIVASDCTFFKEFHKDLARIIKFLLKKVGPSEALFFSPKRGDSLDKFLEEIEGNHLHFSIIENYNAEIWKRHQMLMSGDESWPNYDKDHCYPFLVRITL; encoded by the exons ATGAACCGCATATCTCGTAAGACCACACAAGGCTTCAACTTGATTCCCTGCCAATTAATCGAGAAAATTTCCAACTCTAGAGATGCGCGCGTGTGTTACACGTTACCCGTCGCTGGCTCTCCCAAACTTTTTCTCAC CCAAAGAGTGGACAACCATGCTGACCTCGGTGACTTTGAGATTTGCAATAGATGCAATATTGATAACACAGGGCTTGTCT GTCATTGGCCATCAGAAGATGTCCTTGCTTTTTTCTCCTTGTCACATGCGGACATGTTTAG GTCTAAAAGAGTTATTGAGCTTGGATCAGGCTATGGCTTAGCTGGATTAGTTATTGCAGCAACCACAGAAGCATTAGAAGTTGTAATTTCTGATGGAAATCCTCAAGTAGTCGATT ATATTCAGCGTAATGTGGATGCCAATTCTGGAGCATTTGGTGGCACAACTGTGAAGTCTATGACACTTCATTGGAACCAGGATGATTTTCCGTATATTGTCGACACTTTTGACGTGATTGTTGCAAGTGACTG CACCTTTTTTAAGGAGTTCCACAAAGATCTCGCCcgaataatcaaatttttgttgaaaaaggTGGGCCCCTCTGAAGCTCTATTTTTTAGCCCTAAAAGAGGTGACTCGTTGGACAAATTTTTAGAGGAAATTGAAGGAAATCATTTGCATTTTAGCATAATAGAGAACTATAATGCTGAAATTTGGAAGCGTCATCAGATGCTCATGAGTGGAGACGAGTCCTGGCCGAACTATGATAAAGATCATTGCTACCCATTTTTGGTCAGAATTACACTCTGA
- the LOC102623289 gene encoding calmodulin-lysine N-methyltransferase isoform X1: METDNTKTTLRPASLRWKILRQALLRRSSPQNSDEQSQIGVMNRISRKTTQGFNLIPCQLIEKISNSRDARVCYTLPVAGSPKLFLTQRVDNHADLGDFEICNRCNIDNTGLVCHWPSEDVLAFFSLSHADMFRSKRVIELGSGYGLAGLVIAATTEALEVVISDGNPQVVDYIQRNVDANSGAFGGTTVKSMTLHWNQDDFPYIVDTFDVIVASDCTFFKEFHKDLARIIKFLLKKVGPSEALFFSPKRGDSLDKFLEEIEGNHLHFSIIENYNAEIWKRHQMLMSGDESWPNYDKDHCYPFLVRITL, from the exons ATGGAAACCGATAACACCAAAACGACGCTAAGACCAGCGTCTTTGAGGTGGAAAATCCTTCGTCAAGCTCTTCTACGTCGTTCCTCTCCGCAAAACTCAG ATGAGCAGTCTCAAATTGGCGTTATGAACCGCATATCTCGTAAGACCACACAAGGCTTCAACTTGATTCCCTGCCAATTAATCGAGAAAATTTCCAACTCTAGAGATGCGCGCGTGTGTTACACGTTACCCGTCGCTGGCTCTCCCAAACTTTTTCTCAC CCAAAGAGTGGACAACCATGCTGACCTCGGTGACTTTGAGATTTGCAATAGATGCAATATTGATAACACAGGGCTTGTCT GTCATTGGCCATCAGAAGATGTCCTTGCTTTTTTCTCCTTGTCACATGCGGACATGTTTAG GTCTAAAAGAGTTATTGAGCTTGGATCAGGCTATGGCTTAGCTGGATTAGTTATTGCAGCAACCACAGAAGCATTAGAAGTTGTAATTTCTGATGGAAATCCTCAAGTAGTCGATT ATATTCAGCGTAATGTGGATGCCAATTCTGGAGCATTTGGTGGCACAACTGTGAAGTCTATGACACTTCATTGGAACCAGGATGATTTTCCGTATATTGTCGACACTTTTGACGTGATTGTTGCAAGTGACTG CACCTTTTTTAAGGAGTTCCACAAAGATCTCGCCcgaataatcaaatttttgttgaaaaaggTGGGCCCCTCTGAAGCTCTATTTTTTAGCCCTAAAAGAGGTGACTCGTTGGACAAATTTTTAGAGGAAATTGAAGGAAATCATTTGCATTTTAGCATAATAGAGAACTATAATGCTGAAATTTGGAAGCGTCATCAGATGCTCATGAGTGGAGACGAGTCCTGGCCGAACTATGATAAAGATCATTGCTACCCATTTTTGGTCAGAATTACACTCTGA
- the LOC102624933 gene encoding uncharacterized protein LOC102624933: MVPYYYISTSRGWGWGWGWGWGRRWHKGANSSGVYSREALDAPFCSSEICSNSQRAEGAKQESKMREKFLMKFLIIYLNLCFVVSLSSATLVWKPLSLHFPDLPAKFAVDVNSSGTCGALHVADPADACSPLSNPVASNDADHINFVLIVRGQCIFEDKIRNAQAAGYRAAIVYNDIEKGSLVSMTASHEGVKVHAIFVSLETGVYLKEHGRGETGECCIFPESNRGSWSVLMVSVFSLIVVFALFAVAFITPRPWRPWPGQNQPQPRRLDSKVVEALPCFLFSSASSSQCHGGETCAICLEDYQDGEKLKVLSCKHEFHASCVDSWLTKWGTFCPVCKHDMRNNSESNEGSFHVVGMSFELHGIFNFPSTYPESWRLIVCAYGVLCKFDMGVSRNWVTFLRGLFLLLLICRSSGAEVITVDVRAAKNLLESGYGYLDVRTAEEFEEGHVDAAKIFNIPYMFNTPEGRVKNPDFLKKVRSLCKEEDRLVVGCQSGARSLHATADLLGAGFKHVSNFGGGHMAWVQNGLKVKAHEKPADHRSDL, translated from the exons ATGGTGCCGTATTATTACATTTCAACTTCACGGGGATGGGGATGGGGATGGGGATGGGGATGGGGTCGTCGATGGCATAAAGGTGCGAACTCCTCTGGTGTTTATTCCCGTGAGGCTCTGGACGCACCGTTCTGTTCATCGGAAATCTGTTCCAACTCGCAAAGAGCAGAAGGAGCAAAGCAAGAGTCAAAGATGAGGGAAAAGTTTCTCATGAAATTTCTTATTATCTACCTCAACCTCTGCTTTGTCGTTTCATTATCCTCTGCAACTCTTGTTTGGAAACCCCTCTCCCTCCACTTCCCTGACCTTCCCGCCAAATTCG CTGTTGATGTTAATAGCTCTGGAACATGTGGAGCTCTCCATGTAGCAGATCCTGCGGACGCTTGCTCCCCATTAAGCAACCCCGTTGCGTCTAATGATGCTGACCATATTAACTTCGTTTTAATAGTCAGGGGTCAATGTATTTTTGAGGATAAAATCCGAAACGCTCAAGCTGCAGGATATCGTGCTGCAATTGTTTATAATGACATAGAAAAAGGCAGTTTGGTTTCCA TGACGGCAAGTCATGAAGGTGTAAAGGTGCATGCGATATTTGTTTCTTTGGAAACTGGTGTGTATTTGAAGGAGCATGGTCGAGGTGAAACTGGGGAATGCTGCATTTTTCCAGAATCTAATAGAGGAAGCTGGAGTGTGTTGATGGTATCTGTCTTCTCACTTATTGTGGTCTTTGCATTATTTGCCGTAGCCTTTATTACTCCCAGGCCCTGGAGGCCTTGGCCAGGACAGAATCAGCCGCAACCTAGAAGGTTAGATTCCAAGGTAGTGGAAGCACTTCCTTGCTTTTTGTTCAGCTCTGCTAGTTCAAGTCAGTGTCATGGTGGAGAAACTTGTGCCATTTGCCTTGAGGATTACCAAGATGGGGAAAAACTCAAAGTTCTTTCCTGCAAACATG AGTTTCATGCAAGCTGCGTGGACTCATGGCTGACTAAGTGGGGGACGTTCTGCCCTGTATGCAAGCATGATATGAGAAATAATAGTGAAAGTAATGAG GGTAGTTTTCATGTTGTGGGGATGTCATTTGAACTTCATGGAATTTTTAACTTTCCCTCAACCTATCCAGAGTCTTGGAGATTAATTGTGTGTGCATATGGTGTT CTTTGTAAGTTTGATATGGGTGTTTCCCGCAATTGGGTCACGTTTTTGCGTGGATTGTTTCTCCTCCTCCTTATCTGTCGTAGCTCTGGAGCTGAAGTTATTACAGTTGATGTTCGAGCTGCTAAGAATCTGCTTGAATCTGGCTACGGCTATCTTGATGTGAG GACGGCAGAAGAATTCGAGGAAGGTCATGTGGATGCAGCAAAAATCTTCAACATTCCTTACATGTTCAACACTCCAGAAG GTAGAGTAAAAAATCCAGATTTCTTGAAGAAGGTTAGATCTCTTTGCAAGGAGGAGGATCGTCTTGTAGTG GGCTGTCAAAGCGGAGCTAGATCTCTTCATGCAACGGCTGATCTTCTTGGCGCT GGCTTTAAGCATGTTAGCAACTTTGGAGGTGGGCATATGGCTTGGGTTCAGAACGGATTAAAGGTGAAGGCGCATGAAAAGCCAGCAGATCATCGATCTGACCTCTGA
- the LOC102623775 gene encoding oligopeptide transporter 7-like, giving the protein MTPGKGTGAGTTSKSNEITAPLIEASSADDPSVDVENSPIEQVALTVPTTDDPSLQTFTFRTLTLGALSCILLSFLNQFFWYRREPLSISSISAQIAVVPLGYLMAKTLPKKVFFEGRRFEFTFNPGPFHVKEHVLITIFANAGAGNVYAIHIVSVLQLFYKKELTFLVALLVVITTQVLGFGWAGLFRRYLVDPPTMWWPQNLVQVSLFRALHEKEKRSAGGLTRNQFFLIAFVCSFAYYVFPGYLFPMLVSVSWICWIYPNSVLAHQLGSGLHGLGIGAIGFDWSSISAYLGSPLASPWFATANIAAGFFLIMYVITPIAYWLNIFKAKTFPIFSDGLFTSTGQNYNVSAIINNNFLFDTEAYEREGPLYISTFFAMSYGVGFACLTATVVHVLLFHGREIWQLSKAAFEEKGMDVHTKLMRKYKQVPEWWFTCILLINIAATIFTCQYYNNQLQLPWWGVLLACVLALFFTLPVGVITATTNQTPALNVITEYIIGYIYPGFPAANICFKVYGYISMKQGITFLQDLKLGHYMKIPPRAMFMAQVFGTIISALAHLGTAWWLMNTIPDICDREMLPSGSPWTCPGDHVFYDASIIWGLIGPRRIFGDLGYYSSVNWFFFAGAVAPVLVWIAHKAFPNRPWIRHITMPVLLGATVNMPPATAVNYTSWILIGFASGFIAYRYYRDWWSRHNYVLSGALDAGLAFMGVLLYLCLGMEHISLNWLKMQSDGCPLASCPTEPGTVVKGCPVL; this is encoded by the exons ATGACCCCGGGCAAAGGCACGGGCGCGGGGACAACGTCTAAAAGCAACGAAATCACAGCTCCTCTCA TTGAGGCATCATCAGCGGACGATCCATCTGTCGACGTTGAGAATTCACCGATCGAGCAAGTAGCACTCACGGTCCCCACAACAGACGATCCCTCCCTCCAGACCTTCACGTTTCGAACGTTGACTTTAGGAGCCTTATCATGCATCCTCCTTTCATTTCTCAACCAATTCTTCTGGTACCGCCGAGAGCCTCTCTCCATCTCCTCAATCTCCGCTCAAATCGCCGTCGTTCCACTCGGCTATCTCATGGCCAAAACTCTTCCGAAAAAAGTCTTCTTCGAGGGACGAAGATTTGAATTCACTTTCAATCCGGGGCCCTTTCATGTTAAAGAGCACGTTCTGATTACTATTTTTGCTAATGCTGGAGCTGGAAATGTTTACGCCATTCACATTGTTAGCGTCCTTCAACTTTTTTACAAGAAAGAGCTGACCTTCCTTGTGGCATTACTAGTCGTCATAACCACCCAGGTTTTGGGGTTCGGCTGGGCCGGCCTATTCCGCCGCTACTTGGTGGACCCGCCTACCATGTGGTGGCCTCAGAATCTTGTTCAAGTCTCCTTGTTTAG GGCATTGCACGAGAAAGAGAAGAGATCTGCAGGTGGATTAACAAGGAACCAGTTCTTCCTCATAGCATTTGTCTGCAGCTTTGCTTACTACGTTTTTCCCGGCTATCTCTTCCCAATGCTTGTCTCTGTTTCCTGGATATGCTGGATATACCCTAATTCTGTGTTAGCCCACCAGTTAGGTTCGGGACTCCACGGTTTAGGCATTGGTGCAATAGGATTCGATTGGTCTAGCATATCCGCATACCTTGGGAGCCCGCTTGCCAGTCCATGGTTTGCCACTGCCAACATTGCTGCTGGTtttttcttaatcatgtatgtcATTACCCCCATTGCTTATTGGCTTAATATATTTAAGGCCAAGACCTTTCCCATATTCTCAGATGGATTATTCACGTCTACCGGCCAAAACTATAACGTATCTGCTATCATAAACAACAATTTCCTCTTTGATACTGAAGCTTATGAAAGGGAAGGTCCTCTCTATATCAGCACCTTCTTTGCTATGTCCTACGGTGTCGGTTTTGCCTGCCTGACTGCCACTGTTGTTCATGTTCTCCTCTTTCATGGGAG AGAAATTTGGCAGTTAAGCAAGGCTGCTTTCGAAGAAAAGGGGATGGACGTACACACAAAGCTCATGAGAAAATATAAGCAGGTACCTGAATGGTGGTTCACGTGCATTCTTTTGATAAACATTGCAGCAACCATATTTACATGCCAATACTATAACAATCAACTTCAATTGCCATGGTGGGGTGTCTTGCTGGCATGTGTTCTTGCCCTGTTTTTCACTCTTCCTGTTGGGGTCATCACTGCTACAACAAATCAG ACACCAGCCCTGAATGTGATTACAGAGTATATCATTGGGTACATATATCCAGGATTTCCCGCTGCTAATATATGCTTTAAAGTATATGGATACATAAGCATGAAACAAGGGATCACATTTTTGCAAGATCTCAAGCTCGGACATTATATGAAGATTCCTCCTAGAGCGATGTTCATGGCACAG GTATTTGGTACTATTATATCAGCATTGGCACATTTAGGAACGGCATGGTGGTTGATGAATACCATCCCAGACATATGTGACAGGGAAATGCTTCCATCAGGCAGCCCATGGACTTGTCCTGGAGACCATGTATTCTACGATGCCTCCATCATCTGGGGTCTCATTGGCCCTCGCAGGATTTTCGGAGACCTCGGCTACTACTCTAGTGTCAACTGGTTTTTCTTCGCTGGGGCTGTAGCTCCTGTCTTAGTATGGATAGCACACAAAGCCTTCCCCAACAGGCCTTGGATAAGACATATAACTATGCCTGTGCTCTTAGGAGCTACAGTGAACATGCCCCCGGCCACAGCAGTCAACTACACCAGCTGGATTCTAATTGGATTTGCTTCGGGCTTCATTGCTTACAGGTATTATCGTGATTGGTGGAGTCGCCACAATTACGTGCTATCTGGGGCACTCGATGCTGGATTGGCCTTCATGGGAGTACTGTTGTACTTGTGCTTGGGGATGGAGCATATTAGCCTCAACTGGTTGAAAATGCAATCTGATGGATGTCCACTGGCTTCTTGCCCAACTGAACCAGGAACTGTAGTTAAAGGCTGTCCAGTTTTGTAA